Proteins from one Zavarzinia compransoris genomic window:
- a CDS encoding Rne/Rng family ribonuclease — protein sequence MATRMLIDATHPEETRVVVVRGNRLEEFDFESTNKKQLKGNIYLAKVTRVEPSLQAAFVEYGGNRHGFLAFSEIHPDYYQIPVADRQALLDEEAAAHADEDDDDDEIGDAAGDGDLGADDDGGLIEVVEVDTATEVLGAGDDDDGPSGDDDDGRMAADADFNDPVLEGDPDTLAVIPAGQQDEPAPALDAPAAEAPVFVPDVFAPEAPAPETPVVEAVAEEAHPAEVPADAVPEVPAAVEPAPVEEQTIAEAIPLLVPGIPAEAEAPVAPFPTAESESFEAQPRPRFRPRRSYKIQEVIKRRQIMLVQVVKEERGNKGAALTTYLSLAGRYCVLMPNSPRGGGISRKIQNPADRKRLKSITSELEVPKGMSVIVRTAGLNRTKPEIKRDYEYLLRMWDSVRELTLKSAAPALVYEEGNLIKRAIRDLYSKDIEDIQVDGEEGYRQAKDFMRMLIPSHAKNVQLYRDRVPLFHRAQIENQLDQMFNPTVHLKSGGYIVINPTEALVSIDVNSGRATREHNIEETATKTNIEAAEEIARQLRLRDLAGLVVIDFIDMEDQRNARAVERKLKDCLKADRARIQIGRISPFGLLEMSRQRLRPSLLEASTVTCPHCRGIGLVRSTESTALHVLRGIEDEGLRERASKIAVKVPEAIALYIFNNKREALRSLEERYDFKIYIEIDEDLIAPDFRIERLANRSTPVPEAVLAIRSGTFPMPDLEEEEPVEEEAEVETEDNTEAEAENAGDGDGGDNDRRRRRRRRRRNGRERDPVKDAEAETEGDVAESAPAEPAPEPAAEGETEGEDAGEAETDGDTEVGDDGQRRRRRRGRRGGRRRRNEEGDGTPGTEDGLAADAAEEPADKPAATRIEIEVLGLAPEAPPAEVAPADAPAVDTLGAEVQVTETETPAAEPAPVQAEAPVEALVEAVVPVAEPVAETPAVPETTVAPVVESPAFPEAASPEVAGSEDAPVSPEAAAVGQPEAANKPVETIVTGSAAAVDPDSPPQAPRRGWWQRRFNT from the coding sequence ATGGCAACCCGCATGCTCATCGACGCCACCCACCCGGAAGAAACCCGGGTGGTCGTGGTGCGCGGCAATCGTCTTGAAGAGTTCGACTTCGAGTCCACGAACAAGAAGCAGCTCAAGGGCAATATCTATCTCGCCAAGGTCACCCGCGTGGAGCCCTCGCTCCAGGCGGCCTTCGTCGAATACGGCGGCAACCGGCACGGTTTCCTCGCCTTCAGCGAGATCCATCCGGATTATTATCAGATCCCCGTCGCCGACCGGCAGGCCCTCCTCGACGAGGAAGCCGCCGCCCATGCCGACGAGGATGACGACGACGACGAGATCGGCGATGCCGCCGGCGACGGCGACCTCGGCGCGGACGACGATGGCGGCCTGATCGAAGTGGTCGAAGTCGACACGGCGACCGAAGTGCTCGGCGCCGGCGACGACGACGACGGCCCGTCGGGCGACGACGACGACGGCCGCATGGCCGCCGATGCCGATTTCAACGACCCCGTTCTCGAGGGCGACCCGGACACCCTGGCCGTGATCCCCGCCGGGCAGCAGGACGAGCCGGCGCCGGCGCTTGACGCCCCTGCCGCCGAAGCGCCCGTCTTCGTGCCCGATGTGTTCGCGCCCGAAGCGCCCGCGCCTGAGACCCCTGTGGTCGAAGCGGTCGCGGAGGAAGCCCACCCCGCCGAAGTCCCCGCCGACGCCGTGCCGGAGGTCCCCGCGGCCGTCGAGCCGGCCCCGGTCGAGGAACAGACGATCGCCGAGGCGATTCCCCTTCTCGTCCCCGGCATTCCGGCCGAGGCCGAGGCACCGGTGGCGCCCTTCCCCACCGCCGAGAGCGAGAGCTTCGAGGCGCAGCCCCGGCCGCGCTTCCGCCCGCGCCGTTCCTACAAGATCCAGGAAGTGATCAAGCGCCGGCAGATCATGCTGGTGCAGGTGGTGAAGGAAGAGCGCGGCAACAAGGGCGCGGCGCTGACCACCTATCTCTCCCTCGCCGGGCGCTATTGCGTGCTGATGCCGAACAGCCCGCGCGGCGGCGGCATTTCCCGCAAGATCCAGAACCCGGCCGACCGCAAGCGCCTGAAGTCCATCACTTCGGAACTCGAGGTGCCGAAGGGCATGAGCGTGATCGTCCGCACCGCCGGCCTGAACCGCACCAAGCCCGAGATCAAGCGCGACTACGAATACCTGCTGCGCATGTGGGATTCGGTGCGCGAGCTGACGCTGAAATCGGCGGCCCCCGCCCTCGTCTATGAGGAAGGCAACCTGATCAAGCGCGCGATCCGCGACCTCTATTCCAAGGACATCGAGGACATCCAGGTCGACGGCGAGGAAGGCTACCGCCAGGCCAAGGACTTCATGCGCATGCTGATCCCCAGCCACGCGAAGAATGTCCAGCTCTATCGCGACCGGGTGCCCCTGTTCCACCGCGCCCAGATCGAGAATCAGCTCGACCAGATGTTCAACCCGACGGTGCATCTGAAGTCGGGCGGCTATATCGTCATCAACCCGACGGAAGCCCTGGTCTCGATCGACGTCAACTCGGGCCGCGCCACGCGCGAGCACAATATCGAGGAGACGGCGACCAAGACCAATATCGAGGCGGCGGAAGAAATCGCCCGCCAGCTGCGCCTGCGCGACCTGGCCGGCCTCGTCGTCATCGACTTCATCGACATGGAGGACCAGCGGAACGCCCGCGCGGTCGAGCGCAAGCTGAAGGATTGCCTGAAGGCCGACCGCGCCCGCATCCAGATCGGCCGCATCTCGCCCTTCGGCCTGCTGGAAATGTCGCGCCAGCGCCTGCGCCCCAGCCTGCTCGAAGCCTCCACCGTCACCTGCCCGCATTGCCGGGGCATCGGCCTCGTGCGCTCGACCGAATCGACCGCGCTGCATGTGCTGCGCGGCATCGAGGACGAAGGCCTGCGCGAGCGCGCCTCGAAGATCGCGGTGAAGGTGCCGGAGGCGATCGCCCTCTATATCTTCAACAACAAGCGCGAAGCCCTGCGCTCGCTCGAGGAGCGCTACGACTTCAAGATCTATATCGAGATCGACGAAGACCTGATCGCCCCCGATTTCCGCATCGAGCGCCTCGCCAACCGCAGCACCCCGGTGCCGGAGGCCGTGCTCGCCATCCGCTCCGGCACCTTCCCCATGCCCGACCTCGAGGAAGAGGAACCGGTCGAGGAAGAAGCCGAGGTCGAGACGGAAGACAATACCGAGGCCGAAGCCGAAAACGCCGGTGACGGCGACGGCGGCGACAATGACCGCCGCCGCCGTCGCCGCCGCCGCCGCCGCAACGGCCGCGAACGCGACCCGGTGAAGGACGCCGAAGCCGAGACCGAAGGCGACGTTGCCGAAAGCGCCCCTGCCGAACCCGCCCCTGAACCTGCCGCCGAAGGCGAGACCGAGGGCGAGGACGCGGGCGAAGCCGAGACGGACGGCGATACCGAAGTGGGTGACGACGGCCAGCGCCGCCGCCGCCGCCGGGGCCGCCGCGGCGGCCGCCGCCGCCGCAACGAGGAAGGTGATGGCACCCCCGGCACGGAGGACGGCCTCGCCGCCGACGCGGCCGAGGAACCCGCCGACAAGCCGGCCGCAACCCGGATCGAGATCGAGGTTCTGGGCCTCGCGCCGGAAGCTCCCCCGGCCGAGGTGGCCCCGGCCGACGCCCCTGCGGTCGACACTCTGGGCGCCGAGGTTCAGGTAACCGAAACCGAGACGCCCGCGGCCGAACCGGCGCCGGTCCAGGCCGAGGCCCCCGTTGAGGCCCTCGTCGAGGCCGTGGTGCCCGTCGCCGAGCCGGTTGCGGAAACGCCTGCCGTCCCGGAAACGACCGTTGCCCCGGTGGTGGAAAGCCCGGCCTTCCCCGAGGCCGCCAGCCCCGAGGTCGCAGGCAGCGAGGATGCCCCGGTCTCGCCCGAGGCGGCGGCGGTCGGCCAGCCGGAAGCGGCGAACAAGCCGGTCGAGACGATCGTCACCGGAAGCGCCGCCGCGGTGGATCCGGACAGCCCGCCCCAGGCGCCGCGCCGGGGCTGGTGGCAGCGCCGCTTCAACACCTGA
- a CDS encoding penicillin-binding protein 1A, which translates to MQRRYMRFLGLIFGAFAMLAVVGLLGGLWVLHHFSQDLPDYRQLAVYEPPVTTRLQAGDGSLLAEYARERRLFVPITQIPPQVIGAFLSAEDKDFYRHGGIDFSGVLRAVFTNLRNMGSDRRPVGASTITQQVAKNFLLGNEVSYGRKIREAILTFRIERTFSKDRILELYLNEIYLGMGSYGVAAAALNYFGKSMDELTVAEVAYLAALPKAPSNYHPVRQREAATARRNWVLDRMYEDGRITRAQWEEAKATPLAVRDPGRGNVTRADYFAEEVRREIVSLYGEQSLYEGGLSVRTSIDPAMQALADRVLRAGMIDYDRRHGWRGPITRIAAQGGDWLAALKDVPAPAGLVVPGVSPWRLAVITGVDAKAATLVTAEGVKGQIAFADMAWARPTTPNQGVGAAPKKPGDVVAVGDVIAVEPAKDRDGVFALRQIPNVGAAFVALDPHTGRVLAMVGGWSYGESQFNRATQASRQPGSTFKPFVYATALESGLTPSTLVEDGPFVADQGPGMPPWRPANYGHDFLGAITLRVALEKSRNLVTARLAYYLGIDKVKALAERFGVVIDLPPYLAMSLGAGETTLLRMTAAYGQFVNGGKKIIPSLIDRIQDRRGRTVFKHDMRPCDGCTGIGFNGQQPPAIPDNRPEVIDAGTAYQMVSILQGVVERGTGGRVRAVGKPLAGKTGTSNDSKDVWFIGFSPDLVAGVFFGFDQPRTLGGKETGGSVAAPVFRDFMKEALANKPGLPFRIPPGLRLVRVNPASGAPAAPGERAIFEAFKPGTEPFGPRPVLDGTADASFIGSDGLSGDNDFLGAIGAPGPGGGPPAAAGDTATGGLY; encoded by the coding sequence ATGCAACGGCGATACATGCGCTTTCTCGGCCTGATATTCGGTGCTTTTGCCATGCTGGCGGTGGTCGGCCTGCTCGGCGGCCTGTGGGTCCTGCATCACTTTTCGCAGGACCTGCCGGACTACCGGCAGCTCGCGGTCTATGAACCGCCGGTGACCACGCGGCTGCAGGCGGGCGACGGTTCGCTGCTGGCGGAATACGCCCGCGAGCGCCGCCTGTTCGTGCCCATCACCCAGATCCCGCCACAGGTGATCGGCGCCTTCCTCTCGGCCGAGGACAAGGATTTCTATCGCCACGGCGGCATCGATTTCTCGGGCGTGCTGCGCGCCGTCTTCACCAACCTGCGCAACATGGGCAGCGACCGGCGGCCGGTCGGCGCCTCGACCATCACCCAGCAGGTGGCGAAGAATTTCCTGCTCGGCAACGAAGTCTCCTATGGCCGGAAGATCCGCGAGGCCATTCTCACCTTCCGGATCGAGCGGACCTTCTCGAAGGACCGGATCCTGGAGCTTTACCTGAACGAGATCTATCTCGGCATGGGCTCCTACGGCGTTGCCGCCGCCGCGCTGAATTACTTCGGCAAGTCGATGGACGAGTTGACGGTGGCCGAAGTCGCCTATCTCGCCGCCCTGCCCAAGGCGCCGTCCAATTATCACCCGGTCCGCCAGCGCGAGGCGGCCACCGCCCGGCGCAACTGGGTGCTCGACCGCATGTATGAGGATGGCCGCATCACCCGCGCCCAGTGGGAAGAGGCGAAGGCGACCCCCCTTGCGGTGCGCGATCCGGGCCGGGGCAATGTCACCCGCGCCGATTATTTTGCCGAAGAGGTGCGCCGCGAGATCGTCTCCCTCTACGGCGAGCAGTCGCTCTACGAGGGCGGCCTCAGCGTCCGCACCAGCATCGATCCCGCCATGCAGGCGCTCGCCGACCGGGTGCTGCGCGCCGGCATGATCGATTACGACCGCCGCCACGGCTGGCGCGGCCCGATCACCCGGATCGCGGCCCAGGGCGGCGACTGGCTGGCCGCCCTGAAGGACGTGCCGGCGCCGGCGGGCCTGGTCGTGCCGGGCGTCTCGCCCTGGCGCCTGGCCGTGATCACCGGCGTCGACGCCAAGGCGGCCACCCTCGTCACCGCCGAGGGCGTCAAGGGCCAGATCGCCTTCGCCGACATGGCCTGGGCCCGGCCGACCACCCCGAACCAGGGTGTCGGCGCCGCGCCGAAGAAGCCGGGCGATGTCGTCGCCGTCGGCGATGTGATCGCGGTCGAGCCGGCGAAGGACAGGGACGGGGTCTTCGCCCTGCGCCAGATCCCCAACGTGGGCGCGGCCTTCGTCGCCCTCGACCCCCATACCGGGCGCGTGCTGGCCATGGTCGGCGGCTGGTCCTATGGCGAAAGCCAGTTCAACCGCGCGACCCAGGCCTCGCGCCAGCCGGGCTCCACCTTCAAGCCCTTCGTCTATGCGACCGCGCTCGAATCCGGCCTCACCCCCTCGACCCTGGTGGAGGACGGGCCCTTCGTCGCCGACCAGGGACCGGGCATGCCGCCCTGGCGGCCGGCCAATTACGGCCACGATTTCCTCGGCGCCATCACGCTCCGCGTCGCGCTGGAAAAGTCGCGCAACCTGGTCACCGCGCGCCTTGCCTATTACCTCGGCATCGACAAGGTGAAGGCGCTGGCGGAACGTTTCGGCGTGGTCATCGACCTGCCGCCCTATCTGGCCATGTCGCTCGGGGCCGGCGAAACCACCCTGCTGCGCATGACCGCGGCCTATGGCCAGTTCGTGAACGGCGGCAAGAAAATCATCCCCAGCCTGATCGACCGGATCCAGGATCGCCGCGGCCGCACCGTGTTCAAGCACGACATGCGCCCCTGCGACGGCTGCACCGGCATCGGCTTCAACGGCCAGCAGCCGCCCGCGATCCCCGACAATCGGCCGGAAGTGATCGACGCCGGCACCGCCTATCAGATGGTTTCCATCCTCCAGGGCGTGGTCGAGCGGGGCACCGGCGGCCGGGTACGCGCGGTGGGCAAGCCGCTGGCGGGCAAGACCGGCACCTCGAACGATTCGAAGGATGTCTGGTTCATCGGCTTTTCACCCGACCTCGTCGCCGGCGTCTTCTTCGGCTTCGACCAGCCCCGGACCCTGGGCGGCAAGGAGACCGGCGGCTCGGTGGCGGCCCCGGTGTTCCGCGACTTCATGAAGGAAGCGCTGGCCAACAAGCCGGGCCTGCCGTTCCGCATTCCCCCGGGCTTGCGCCTCGTCCGGGTCAATCCGGCCAGCGGGGCCCCGGCGGCGCCGGGCGAGCGCGCCATCTTCGAAGCCTTCAAGCCGGGCACCGAACCCTTCGGCCCGCGCCCGGTCCTCGACGGTACGGCGGACGCCAGCTTCATCGGCTCGGACGGCCTGTCGGGCGACAATGACTTCCTCGGCGCGATCGGCGCCCCGGGGCCGGGCGGCGGCCCGCCGGCCGCGGCGGGCGATACGGCGACCGGCGGGCTTTATTGA
- a CDS encoding bactofilin family protein, translating into MSRKPDPKRRSAGPLPSLLAESLTVEGNLSSTGDLQIDGTVKGDISCRSLTLGEDGTVIGAIKADTVHVRGRIDGRINAATVELAATAVVTGDILHDTIGVESGARIDGHLKPRPAAEAKAPAADGAKPSLVVTNA; encoded by the coding sequence GTGAGCCGGAAGCCGGACCCGAAACGCCGTAGCGCCGGCCCCCTGCCCTCGCTGCTGGCGGAAAGCCTGACCGTCGAGGGCAACCTCAGCTCGACCGGCGATCTTCAGATCGACGGCACGGTAAAGGGCGACATTTCCTGCCGGTCGCTGACGCTCGGCGAGGACGGCACCGTGATCGGCGCGATCAAGGCGGACACGGTCCACGTCCGCGGCCGGATCGACGGCCGCATCAATGCCGCGACGGTCGAACTGGCGGCGACCGCGGTCGTCACCGGCGACATCCTGCACGATACGATCGGCGTCGAATCGGGGGCGCGCATCGACGGCCACCTGAAGCCCCGCCCGGCTGCGGAGGCGAAGGCGCCGGCAGCGGACGGCGCCAAGCCGTCCCTGGTCGTCACCAACGCCTGA
- a CDS encoding M23 family metallopeptidase has translation MSNDAKHRLLPSRRGWFVTREIAVRDPWGVRWLKITRGVQVSALALGLGALGWVGFASYAAFDRTEAVGAPDLAAPDLAAPDLAAVKSLEAEVAHLRQQRDQAEAARLSAEKEITQRSRERDLARAAVSRLQGEHRPLPGDGKALAEADRLNQELALSEADRVQIEIELQVAEDRIAGLERDATLLRDMVARAETRATDLRDQVASLEQVRDDLATRLAPLASIEMGRFETGLTTTGLDIDRILAGRRGEEAESADVGGPFIAVDGVVAPTIENARLLDLARTFDRLDGLKTVAGALPLDLPVRRVELRSEFGTRRDPINRRLAFHAGLDFGGAVGTAVFATAPGEVVKAGWAGAYGRQVRVRHAFGVESSYSHLSAISVKVGDRIEVGDVVGKLGSSGRSTGPHLHYEVRLDNKPQDPIRFIEAGRHVQPQQGRDREPEAGPETP, from the coding sequence ATGTCCAACGACGCCAAACATAGGCTGCTGCCGTCCCGACGGGGCTGGTTTGTCACGCGTGAGATCGCCGTCCGCGACCCCTGGGGCGTGCGCTGGCTGAAGATCACCCGCGGCGTGCAGGTTTCGGCCCTTGCCCTCGGCCTCGGCGCCCTGGGCTGGGTCGGCTTCGCCAGCTATGCCGCCTTCGACCGAACCGAAGCGGTCGGGGCCCCTGACCTGGCAGCCCCTGATCTGGCCGCCCCTGATCTCGCGGCAGTGAAATCGCTCGAGGCCGAGGTCGCGCACCTGCGCCAGCAGCGCGACCAGGCCGAGGCGGCCCGCCTGTCGGCGGAAAAGGAAATCACCCAGCGCTCGCGCGAGCGGGACCTTGCCCGCGCCGCGGTTTCCCGCCTGCAAGGTGAGCACCGCCCGCTGCCGGGCGACGGCAAGGCCCTGGCCGAGGCCGACCGCCTGAACCAGGAACTCGCCCTGTCGGAGGCGGACCGGGTCCAGATCGAGATCGAGCTTCAGGTCGCCGAGGACCGGATCGCCGGCCTCGAACGCGATGCCACCCTGCTGCGCGACATGGTCGCCCGGGCAGAGACCCGCGCCACCGACCTGCGCGACCAGGTCGCCTCCCTCGAACAGGTGCGGGACGACCTCGCCACCCGCCTCGCCCCCCTTGCCTCGATCGAGATGGGCCGTTTCGAGACCGGCCTTACCACCACCGGCCTCGACATCGACCGCATCCTCGCCGGCCGCCGGGGCGAGGAAGCCGAGAGCGCCGATGTCGGCGGTCCCTTCATCGCCGTCGACGGCGTGGTCGCGCCCACGATCGAGAATGCCCGCCTGCTCGATCTCGCCCGCACCTTCGACCGGCTGGACGGGTTGAAGACCGTGGCCGGCGCCCTGCCCCTGGACCTGCCGGTGCGCCGGGTCGAGCTGCGCTCGGAATTCGGCACGCGGCGCGATCCGATCAACCGGCGCCTCGCCTTCCATGCCGGCCTCGATTTCGGCGGCGCCGTGGGCACCGCGGTCTTCGCCACCGCGCCCGGCGAGGTGGTCAAGGCCGGCTGGGCCGGCGCCTATGGCCGGCAGGTCCGCGTGCGCCACGCGTTCGGTGTCGAATCCAGCTATTCCCACCTCAGCGCGATCAGCGTGAAGGTGGGCGACCGTATCGAGGTGGGCGACGTGGTCGGCAAGCTGGGCAGTTCCGGCCGCTCGACCGGGCCCCACCTGCATTACGAAGTGCGGCTCGACAACAAGCCGCAGGACCCCATCCGCTTTATCGAGGCAGGCCGTCATGTTCAACCGCAGCAAGGCCGGGACCGTGAGCCGGAAGCCGGACCCGAAACGCCGTAG
- a CDS encoding peroxiredoxin, which produces MSSEPHVGAPAPAFTLPTNGGGSVSLAALAGRKVVLYFYPKDDTPGCTTEAIDFTARIADFEAAGAVVVGVSRDSVAAHDKFAKKHQLAVTLGADLDGAATEAYGVWVEKNMYGRQYFGIERATFLIDGQGEIARIWRKVKVKGHVDEVLEAARAL; this is translated from the coding sequence ATGTCCAGCGAACCCCATGTCGGCGCCCCGGCGCCCGCCTTCACCCTGCCCACCAACGGCGGCGGCAGCGTCAGCCTGGCCGCCCTCGCCGGGCGCAAGGTCGTGCTTTATTTCTATCCCAAGGACGACACGCCCGGCTGCACGACCGAGGCGATCGACTTCACCGCCCGGATCGCCGATTTCGAGGCGGCGGGGGCGGTGGTCGTCGGCGTCTCGCGCGACAGCGTCGCCGCCCACGACAAATTCGCGAAGAAGCACCAGCTGGCGGTGACCCTGGGCGCCGATCTCGACGGCGCGGCGACCGAGGCTTACGGCGTCTGGGTCGAGAAGAATATGTACGGCCGGCAGTATTTCGGCATCGAGCGCGCCACCTTTCTGATCGACGGCCAGGGCGAGATCGCCCGCATCTGGCGCAAGGTGAAGGTCAAGGGCCATGTCGACGAGGTGCTGGAGGCCGCCCGGGCGCTTTGA
- the prfB gene encoding peptide chain release factor 2 (programmed frameshift) → MRADVESLNAEIKQSLELLRRHLDWDVATVRLEELNARVEDPSLWNDPAGAQKIMRERTRLDDAIGAYRRLEAELADTLELAEMAEGEGDETMVDDAVANLRRLRDEAGEAEVKALLSGEADGNDSYLEVNAGAGGTEAQDWAEMMLRMYTRWAERRGYKVELIEDSPGEQAGLKSATILIKGLNAYGWMKTESGVHRLVRISPFDSNARRQTSFASVWVYPVVDDTIEIEILDKDLRVDTYRASGAGGQHVNKTDSAIRITHIPTGIVVACQSDRSQHKNRSQAMQMLKARLYERELAIREAAAKATEDTKTAIGWGHQIRSYVLQPYQMVKDLRTGVETSDTQGVLNGDLDRYMAAALAARVEGGAGVEVSDLD, encoded by the exons ATGCGCGCCGACGTCGAATCCCTCAACGCCGAAATCAAGCAGTCGCTCGAACTGCTGAGGAGGCATCTT GACTGGGACGTTGCAACCGTCCGCCTCGAAGAACTGAACGCCCGGGTCGAAGATCCCAGCCTCTGGAACGACCCCGCGGGAGCGCAGAAGATCATGCGCGAACGCACCCGTCTCGACGATGCCATCGGCGCCTACCGCCGGCTCGAGGCCGAGCTTGCCGACACGCTCGAACTCGCCGAAATGGCCGAGGGCGAGGGTGACGAGACCATGGTCGACGATGCCGTCGCCAACCTGCGCCGCCTGCGCGACGAGGCGGGCGAGGCCGAGGTCAAGGCCCTGCTCTCGGGCGAGGCCGACGGCAACGACAGCTATCTCGAAGTCAATGCCGGCGCCGGCGGCACCGAAGCCCAGGACTGGGCCGAAATGATGCTGCGCATGTATACCCGCTGGGCCGAGCGCCGGGGCTACAAGGTCGAACTGATCGAAGACAGCCCGGGCGAACAGGCGGGGCTGAAGAGCGCCACCATCCTGATCAAGGGCCTGAACGCCTATGGCTGGATGAAGACGGAATCGGGCGTGCACCGCCTCGTCCGCATTTCGCCCTTCGATTCGAACGCCCGGCGGCAGACCAGCTTCGCCTCGGTCTGGGTCTATCCGGTGGTCGACGATACGATCGAGATCGAGATCCTGGACAAGGACCTGCGCGTCGATACCTATCGCGCCTCGGGCGCGGGCGGCCAGCACGTGAACAAGACGGACTCGGCCATCCGCATCACCCATATTCCGACCGGCATCGTCGTCGCCTGCCAGTCCGACCGCTCGCAGCACAAGAACCGGTCGCAGGCCATGCAGATGCTGAAGGCGCGCCTCTACGAGCGCGAACTGGCCATCCGCGAAGCCGCCGCCAAGGCGACCGAGGACACCAAGACCGCCATCGGCTGGGGCCACCAGATCCGCTCCTACGTGCTCCAGCCCTACCAGATGGTGAAGGACCTGCGCACGGGGGTCGAAACCTCCGACACCCAGGGCGTGCTGAACGGCGATCTCGACCGCTACATGGCGGCCGCGCTGGCCGCAAGGGTCGAGGGCGGCGCCGGCGTCGAGGTCTCGGATCTCGACTGA
- a CDS encoding DMT family protein — MATILLLVASNVFMTFAWYGHLKFGDQPLWKVVLVSWGIAFFEYCLMVPANRMGYGEFTAGQLKTLQEVITLLVFAVFSVTYLGEALRWNHLAAFACLVGAVFFMFQR, encoded by the coding sequence TTGGCCACCATTCTGCTTCTCGTCGCTTCCAACGTCTTCATGACCTTCGCCTGGTACGGCCACCTCAAGTTCGGCGACCAGCCCCTGTGGAAAGTGGTGCTGGTATCCTGGGGCATCGCCTTCTTCGAATATTGCCTGATGGTGCCGGCCAACCGCATGGGATACGGCGAATTCACCGCCGGACAGTTGAAGACCCTCCAGGAGGTGATCACCCTGCTGGTATTCGCCGTTTTCTCCGTCACCTACCTGGGCGAGGCGCTGCGCTGGAACCATCTCGCCGCCTTCGCCTGCCTGGTCGGCGCCGTGTTCTTCATGTTCCAGCGTTAG